GGTGTTGACCGCAAGGTAGGCGGCAGGCAACAGGTGGTGACGAAGAAAGAAGAGCCAATATGGCCGGCATGATCGATCGAACTTTGACGGCATGGCAGGAAGCCATGAACTTGGCGGAGACAACTTGCGGGATCACCAAGACCTTGCCACAAGTAGAATTGTTTTACCTGAGTTCACAATTGCGCCGGACCGCCGTTTTTTATTTCTTCCAACATCACAGAAGGGCAAGGGCGACGACCCGCCGATGAGTTTTCGAGTTTTCTGAGCATCGCACATGGTTCTGTCCGAAAAATGGAAACGCAGGTTCCGATTGCAAATCGGCTCGAGTCCATCGATGGCACGACGGCAACTGGTGCGATGGAACAGGTCGCACGAGTTGGGTGGTTGATTGCAGGCCTCATGAACGCGGTACGAGAAAATGTAGGCTAGACATTCCGCCCACCACATACCACCTACTTCATCTCACATACCATGCCCCTCACCTTCCTCACCCCCATGATGCTCGCCGGCGCTGCGTTGATCGCGGCCCCGATCATTTTGCATCTGGTGATGCGGCAGCAGCCCAAGCACTTCATTTTTCCGGCTTTGCGCTTTCTGCAGCAGCGGAACGACGTGAACCAGCGCAAGCTAAAGCTGCGGCACTTGTTGCTCTTGCTGTTGCGCTGTGCGGCGATCTTGCTGTTCGCATTGGCCTTGGCTCGGCCAAGTCTCAAGTCTGCAGGTTTTCTCGGCGATCGAGAAGCTCCCGTCGCTGCCGCTCTGGTCTTCGACACTTCGCCACGAATGGAGTATCAACATCAAAATCAAACACGACTTAAAGTCGCGCAATCCGCGGCCGAGCGGGTGCTGGCACAGCTCCCGCCGGAAAGCGAAATTGCCGTACTCGATTCGCGCACGGCCGCGGCGGCATTTTCAATCGACGGTGCAGTTGCCCGCCAGCGCGTCGATCGACTGCGAATGACGCCGTCTCTTCAATCGCTGTCGGAACTATGCCATGAGGCGTTGCGATTGGTGAAAGAAAGTGACAAGGGCCGCAAGGAAGTTTATCTATTCACCGATCTGAGCCGTGTCGCCTGGTCGCCCGAAGCGGGTGCAAAGCTGCACGATCAGCTCGAAGCGAACAAAGAGATCGCACTGTATATTATCGATGTCGGCGTCGAGGATCCTCGCGATTTCGCCCTGGGCGATCTGCGGCTACCTGCCGAATTGCTCGCCAAGCACACGCCGCTGCGCGTCGAGACCGATCTGATCCGCGTCGGCCCGGAAGAAGAGCGCACCGTCGAGTTGTCGCTGATGGATTCCGCCGGAAAATCGCATGTTCGTGGCCAAAGCATTGTCAAGTCCACGCCCGATTCGCCGCAATTCGTCGATTTTTCGGTGGCCGGCTTCGAACAGGGCACGCACCAGGGGGTTGTCAGGATTTCGAGCCAAGACAATCTGCCGGCCGATGATGCCAGATATTTCACGATCGACGTTCGTCCGCCGTGGCGCGTGCTCATTGCCGCTACGCCCGCCAATCGCCATAAGGCCGCCAACATGGCTCAAGCGATTGCGCCGGAAAGCATCCAGCGCACGGGCCAAGCCCGCTTCGAGTGCGAAATGGTCTCGATCAACGAATTGGCCGGCAAGCCGCTGGAAGAATATGCTGCGGTCTGTCTGGTCGATCCACCGCCGCTATCGGACAGCGTCTGGCAATCGCTGACCGAGTTTGTCGAGCGCGGCGGCGGCTTGATGATGTTCCTCGGTCCCAGCGCAGCTCCACCTGGTCAGCGGCCCGAAGATTTTTCCGCGCCTGCCGCGCACCAATTGCTTCCCGGCAAGCTCGCTCGCCGCTGGAACCACCAGGATTCGTTTCTGGCGCCTCAAGATTATCAGCATCCACTGCTGTCGAAGTTTCGCGCGATCGCCGGCAGCATTCCCTGGGATGCATACACCATCGAAACGCATTGGCAATTCACCGACCTCGACCAAGGCGTCAATACGATCATCCCCTATAGCAACGGCCAAGCGGCGCTGCTGGAAAAGCCTCTCGGCAAGGGGCGCATCTTGGTGTTTACGACCGACGTGAACGACAATGCCGAAGACAAAGATCTATGGAATCTGCTCGTCGTCGGCAGCCAACCGTGGCCATTTTTCATGCTCCGCAACGAAGCGATGCTTTACCTCGTCGGCAGCGGTGAGGAGCGATTGAATTACCTGGTGGGCGATACGGTAACGATGCGAATTCCCGAGCCGCAGCGGCAGCTCTTCTTTTCGCTCGAAACGCCCGATGGTGAAAACTTGCCTCAATCGGTCGATCAAAAAACCGGCACGCTGACGATCACCACCAGCAATGCGCCGGGGAATTACGTGCTCCGCGCCGGTGCCAGCGATGGGGGTGTGCTCTACGGTTTCAGCGTCAATATTCCAGCCGCCTCGACCGAGTTGGCGCGGATCACCAACGACGAACTCGCGGAATTGCTGGGCAAAGGCCGCTTCCGCCTATCGCGCGGCAAGGAAGATATTGAACGCGACGTGAATCTAGGACGCACGGGAATTGAACTGTATCCCTTGCTGATCGTGCTGGTCGCAATCGTACTCGGCGGCGAGCATTTGCTCGCGAACAAGTTTTACAAGCGGGACGATCCGGGGCTGAATCCGCCCCGGCGGTCGTTTGCGCTGGAAAGCGACAAAGTAAATGCGCAGGAAGTAGATAGAACGCAGAAGGCGGAATTGGAGTTGCAAAATGCACATTGAAAAATGATAAAACCATCAAATCCTTTCATTCGCAGTTTACGTTTTGCATTCTGCATTGTTCACTTTGTGTTGCGGTCTGCGGACAACGGACAACCCACACCATCATGAGCGGCTGGTACATTCATCCTGTCGGCAGTCCGATGCTGGTCGCCATGTGCGCGGCACTGTTGGCCGGCGTCATGTTGCTGACCAGCCGCGAACTGCGTCAGATGAAGCCGCGGCGTCGGTGGGCGCTCGTTGGACTGCGGGTCGCCGTCTTTCTGTTGATCGTCATGGGGATGCTGCGGCCGACGCTCGTCTATACCGAAATTCGCCAGCAGCCGGCCACACTCGTCGTGCTGCTCGATCGCTCGAAAAGCATGCAAACCGCCGACTCGTTCGGCGAACGTTCGCGATGGGAAGCGTTGCGCGAGACCGTCAACCAGTCGCTGCCGCAACTCGGCGACATGGGTGAGAACGTCGAGGTGAAGATCTACACGTTCGATCGCGATCTCGCTCAACTCGATTTCGAAGGCGGCAAGCTCGATCTGGGCAAGGACGCCCAAGGCAAAGAGTCGGCTATCGGCGCGGTGCTCGACGACGTGCTGCGACGCGAAGCGGGCAAGCGCGTGGCGGGCGTCATTTTGCTTTCCGACGGCGCCCAGCAGGCCTTCGCTCCGCGGGATTTGCAGCCGCAAACCTCCGCCCGGCGGCTGAACGACCTGCCAGCGCCGCTGTTCACGGTTACTTTCGGCCAAGACCGTTCCGCCACGCAGTCGCGCGATGTCGCGCTGACGGACTTGATCGTCAACCCGACTGTCTTCACCAAGAACGAACTCGTAATCGCCGGCGCCGCCCGCATCAACGGCCTGGTGAATCAAAACATCCCGCTCCAAATCTTGTTTGAAACAGAGCCGGGCAAGATGAAACCCGTCGCCGCCTCGCAAATTCGGGCCAAGCAGAACGGCGAGCAAATCAAGTTCGAGATCGGCTTCCTTCCCGAGACGCCGGGAGAGCGCAAGCTCACCGTCCGCGCTGCGCCGCAAGCCGGAGAACGCATTACGACGAACAATGAATTGAGCACGTTTGTTAATGTGCTCGACGGCGGCCTCAATGTGCTCTATCTGGAAGGCGAGCCGCGCAGCGAGTTGACGTTCCTGTGCCGTTCGCTGGCCGCTTCGCCCGATATCCACATCGATTTCCGCATCTTCAACAAACGCAATCGTAGCCACTGGCCCGAAGATCTTTCCGACCAATTCAAACCGGGCAAATACAACGTCTACATCATCGGCGACCTGGATTCAGCCGCCTTCCGACCGCAAGATTTACAGCAGCTTGCGAAAAATGTCGCCGACGGAGCAGGGCTGATCATGCTCGGCGGCTTCCACAGCTTTTGGCCGGGCGGATACCAAAAAACGGCGCTGGCCGACGTACTGCCGCTGGCGGTGCGGCCAATCGACAAGCTGGCCCGCCAAGATTTCGACGGCAAGATTCGCGAAGATTTGCATTTGCAGCCTGGCCCAATCCCCGACACGGCGCGCACGGGGGTCGTCATGTTGCCCGACAAGCGATTTGGGTACGAATCGCCCATGCGTCTGGCCGGGCCGCGGCAAAACTCCGATGCTTGGCGACAACTACCGCCGCTCGACGGAGCCAATAAGTTCGACGCGATCAAACCCGCCGCTCGGCCGCTGGCCGTTACTCCCGAAGGTTCGCCGCTGCTGGTCGCCGCCGAACCTGGGAACGGCCGCGTCCTGGCGTTCGCCGGCGATTCTACTTGGCGCTGGTATATGGAAGGCTTCGAACCGCAGCACAAACGGTTTTGGAGACAAGTAATTTTGTGGCTGGCGAAGAAGGACGATTCCGATGATCAAAAAATTTGGATCAAGCTGGCCCAGCGCCGTTTTCCGCCGGGGGCGAAAATCGAGTTTTCGACCGGCGCGAAAACCACCGATGGCGCTGTTCTCACCGGAGCGCAGTTCAACGCCTCGCTGGTTTCTCCCGATGGTGCGCGCCGGCCGATTCCGCTCAGCCGCCAAACCGAACAGCACCTCGGCAGCCTGCGTGACGCCGTCAACCCCGGCGACTACCGCATCGTCGTCACAGCCACCAAGGATAGCGCGCTCGTCGGCGAAACCAGCGCTCGATTTACCGTCTTCGAGCAAGACCTGGAGTTGGAAAATGCCGCGGCCCGTCCGGAATTGATGGCCAGCCTGGCAAAGCTCACGGCATCCAGCGGGGGCGACGCCGTTCCTCCTGAGCAGCTTCCCGATTTATTGAAAAAACTCAAAGAAGAGCCTCGTGACCGCGAAGTGGAGACCGAAACCAAGTTCACTCCCTGGGACTCTTCGCCGCTTTTCCTGCTAGTTGTCGGTCTCTTATGCGGAGAGTGGTATCTGCGCAAGCGATGGGGTTGGGTGTAACTCGCTCGAATGGACAATGTGCCACGCCCCACGAGCATCCAGCATCGAGCATCGCCCGAAAATCCTCATACGTCTCATGATCCTGAGGTTACACATCGATTTGTACAGGATTTTTGACTCTTTTTCGATCCTTTCCAGCGCGCCGGGAACGCGAGATCAAGGATTGCGATTTTAGCAAGGCCACGCTCGACTGAGGGCGCGAAAACCTACCTATTTCAAGCACTTGCGTCAGGTGTGCAATCCCGTCAAATTTTTACCACACCACGCCTGCGCCGTAGGTTCGGTATGGCGGCGGCCCCCAGTACGGCGGCGGTCCATAATAGACCGGCTGCGCAACGACCACCGGCGGCGCCCCTTCAACGACGACTGGCCCTGGCGGACCGGCCACGGCGCGCGGCTGTTGCATCGCTGCAATCACTCGAGTGCTGACTCCGCTATTTTGTAGGGCGATGAGATCGCCCGATTGAATCGTGCGATTCATGCCGTGGTTGTTGATTTGGTTGATCATGAGCTGCTCGTCCACCTTGGATTGACTCATTGCTACCACATCTTCAACGCTGACCGCGCCAGCGGGTAGTGGGCGTCCCATTTGGGCGGCAATTTGCGCGCGGTTCTTCGCGTCGATTTCGTCGAGCGCCCCGCCGACCATTCCGCCCGTCAGCGCGCCGGCCGCCGCCCCGATGGCGGCGCCAGCGCCGGCATGGCCGGTGGTACTGCCGATGATCGCGCCAAGTCCTGCGCCCCCCAACCCGCCGGCCAGCGCGCCTTGATCTTGATAATACGGCGAACGGCAGCCGATTGATCCAATCGAAAACAGCAGCAGCAAATAGCAACCAAAGACGCGGTTCATGGCGAGCATCCTTGCGCTGAATTGAGTAGGTTGCATGCTCCGTGCGACGACAGATCCGCCGGGCGGCCACTCGCTTCGGGTTCTACTCGGCCCGCAGAACCTACAGTTTTGAGAGCGGTCTTTTCGCAGGTTTACCGAACGGCGTCAAGAGAAATCAGCCCTATCAAGGGGTTGAGGAGTTGGCGGGTTGGCAGGTTTCTGGATCGAAATTGTTGAAAATTGCCGCCATAACCATGCTCCAGCTTCCAGCCTCGCCCATTACCACTGCGCCATCAACCCCGCATGCGCTCCGTGCATAAACATGTTGCCGGTCTTATGGAGCGTCGTGCCGCTGGTTGGAGTGTCGGTAAAGTCGAGTTGATTGGGTGCGAGCGACAAGCCGTCAATCCAATAGACTTGATACCCGCCGCGGAGCGAGAGACATTCACTGAACTTGTAGTTGCCATTCAGACCGATTTCACCGAGAAACGCTACTTGCCCGCCGCTTGCGTGCGTATCGCGGACCACAAAGTTATCGAAGTCGGCAATGAACTGCGACGAACGAATCGCGTTGCCGTAAACACCCGCCTTGCCGGTTAAGTCGTACGACCAGTTGCCGCAGGCCTGTTTGACGCGGGCGCCGAGTTGTCCGCCGAACAAATTGTTGTACGTGCTGATGTTGTAGTAGCTGCTGCCCGTTTGATTGTCGGTCGATGTAATGCTGAACTTCTCGCCCAGGTTGAAATAGCGAAAGCCAACCAGCCATGCGATGTTGCTAGCAGCACCGAAGTACTGCAAATAGTTCAATTCGCCGTTATGAATCTGCGCTTTGTAGCTGATATTCATCTGGTCGGCGTTGAAGAAGTCGAGCGGAACTGCCAACCCCAAGTCACCAGGCAAGTTCAAATTGTTATCGCCGTTGATCGTTGCACTGTCGTTCCAGTTGTAAATGCCGAAGTAGCTCGCTTCGATGGCTCGAAAACCGTCGAACTGGGTGCCCAGCAACACTCGCGGGCCTGGTTGAAAGTTAAATCCTAGATCGGCTGTGCTCAGCAGCACGTTGCTTTGAGTCGGCGCGTTCAGATCGAGCAGTACCAGCGGCTGATTGCCGATTTGGGCATCGCGCGTGAAGAAGATTGCGTCGGCCAGAAAGTAGCAATTCTTCGAGGTTGCCAGGGGAATCGCCCCCGGCGGAGCCATCGTCGGAACTGTCGGAGGCGCTGCCATCACGGGCGCGCCGAGCGTCGGAACCGTCGGCGGAACATACGCAGGCGCCGTCGTCGGAACGGTTCCCGGCGCCGCCAGCGGCATCACTTGCGTCGGCATACCTGGCGTTAACGCAGGGGCCGCGCAGCCCGCTTCGGGAATCACGACATAGGGTTGACCAGCCGTCGAAATCGGTTGCTGCGTATAATAGGGCACGCGCGGCATCGGCTGCGGCAGAGTGAATTGACCAGGAAGGCCGGGATTGGAAACAACCGTTCCAGCGAATGCCGCGTGACGCGTGGCGATCCGATACGGATCCCAAACTCCTGCTACCAGCACCGGCTGCGCAAAGCTTGAACCATAGCTTGCCGCCGGCGACGAAATGGGCGTCGCTGAGGCAACCCGATAGGTGGCCGCCGGAGGAATCGTCGCCACGGACGCTTCGGCCGATGCCGAACTGCTGTTGGGGGGCGGTTCGCGATAGACCGGCGAACCCATGTAAACTGGCGTCTCCATCGTCGAATAGGCAGGCATGCGTGAGCGAGCCGCTCCCTCAGCGCCGGCTTCGTCGGCACTTGCGCTCGACGAAGAACTCGTTGGCGTTGGCGAATTGCTGACATATCGCTGGGCGACGGATACCCAGCCGTCGTGCCGTGGAGCGTGAGAACTTGCCGCAGTCGTTTCATCGCGTGAGCCAAACCGCACCCGCTGCGCGTCGGCGACATCCGCCACGGATAGCGCCGCGACGCACAACGTGCATATCAGCCACCGACGGCTGGAAAAGGTGTTCACGGCAACCCCTGCGATGAAAACGATGAGATGCTTGATAGGAGGCGATCGGCCGAAAGACAAGCTGCGGCCGCCGATCGAATGCGCACTCGAACCGACAAGGTCATGCGCGAAAGCGCGGCATGAGAAGGGTGGAATACCGAATGCGACGAGCAGGGTCAAGGCCGATTTCGACGGCATGCTAGCACTACGCAGAAGGCGATAACAGCCATAAGGTATTCGGAATCTTTGTTCTATGTGTGAACGCTTTGTGCAAGCCTGGGAATGCCGGGTCAGCCGCGGCGCATGGCGCGCTGGATGTCCCGCTGGGCCGATTGCTTTTTCATTGTTTCCCGTTTGTCGTGCAGTTTTCGCCCCTTACACAATCCGATCAGCACTTTGGCACGACCTTCGGTGAAATACATCTTGAGCGGAATCAGCGTCAGTCCTTTTTCCTTCGCTTGTTTGGCGAACTTTTTCACTTCACGCCGATGCATCAGCAGCTTCCTCGGCCGCTTGGGGATGTGATTCAGACGGTTCGCTTGCACGTATTCGGGAATATCGCAGCCCATGAGCCAGACTTCGCCGTCTTTGACTCGCGCATAGGCTTCTTCGAGTGAAAGCTGGCCGGTGCGCAGACTTTTCACCTCGCTCCCCACCAGCACAATGCCGCACTCTAGCGTGTCAAGTACTTCGTACTCGTGCCGTGCACGGCGATTCTGGGCAATTAGCCGCTGGTTGTCGTGTTCGCGGTCGGGGGTATCTTTTTTTCCCTTTTTTGAATTGGATTTTTTGGCCGTGGCTTACGCTCCTGTCGCTTTCGCAGTCGATGACCGCTTGATAGATTAGTGTTCAGTGAATGCTTCCGAACGTTATGGAACAGGATTTCTTGCCCGCCAACGATGGCAGGTAGAAAAAACTAGCCCACATGGCGAACTAGCGTCGAAGGCCCGAGTTGTAATCGCCCCAGCCGCGTCGCTCAAGTCCGCTCCTGAAATTATTAAGGTTGACCTCCGTGCTCGCTGAATTGCCAATCATCGCCAACAATCCGACACCACGCAACGACTCCAATTGGTCGAGCAGCAGAGACGCTATTGTATCCCAGCGGTTGCCGCGATGGCTCAAAAAAAACCTTCCCACCGGAAGCGGGCTGCAATTTACCTCGCGGCTGGTCGAAGACTTGCGTCTGGAAACGGTCTGCGAAAGCGCAAAGTGTCCGAATCGAATGGAATGCTGGTCGCAACAGACGGCCACGTTCATGATCCTGGGCAACGTATGTACGCGGGCCTGCGGATTTTGCTCCGTTCCCAAAGGAAAAACGGAAGAACTGGAACTGGACGAACCAGAGCGGGTCGCTGAAGCTGCGGTGCGATTGGGGCTAAAACACGTCGTGATCACTTCCGTCACCCGTGACGATCTGCCCGATGGCGGCGCCGAACATTTTTATCAATCTGTGTTAGCCGTACGCCGGCGAACCAGCGCGGCCGTGGAAGTGCTCACGCCCGACTTTATAGGAAAACCGGGAGCCATCGAACGAGTTGTTGAATCGGCCCCCGAAGTATTCAACCACAATACCGAAACGGTGCCGCGATTGTACCGCGCGGTGCGCGGGCGAAAGAGCGAATACGCTTGGACTTTGCAGTTGCTGCGACAGGTCAAGCGGCTCAATCACGCGATCAAAACCAAAAGCGGCTTAATGCTCGGCCTTGGAGAAACTCGTGAGGAATTGCTCGATGTCCTGGCCGATTTGCTCGATGCTGGCTGCGATATGCTCACCCTTGGCCAGTATCTTCAACCGACGCCGCGGCATTTGCCGGTGGTTCGCTATATGCCGCCCGAGGAATTTGATGAACTCGGCCGCGCCGCGAAAGCGATGGGATTTCATCGTGTTGCCAGCGGACCATTTGTACGTTCCAGCTATCACGCCGGTGAAATGGCTGAATAGGATTCTCTCGGCAAACTCTAGAATTTGCGACTCGTCAGAACTGCGATTGAAGTGCTAAAATCGAAGTTGCCCAACGATTTCATTTTCGTCAGTTTCTTGTAGCACCGTCGAAAGGATTTTGATTATGCGATGGATGTTGGAGTTCTCGCTTATGACTCTGAGTTGCGTCCTCGTCGCTGGTAGCGGGTGCGAGTCACCCAAGCCAACGCCGCCAAGTGAAGTACAATCCCCAGAGGACCACGTGCATCATCACGGCCCCAATGGTGGAGAGTTGATCGAACTCAGCGAAGGCAGCGATGAAGAATTTCACGCGGAACTGGTCCACGATACAGATGAAGGCATCGTTACCGTCTATCTTCTGGACAAGGACGCCGAAAAAGCGGTCCCTACGGCTGCAAACGAAGCGATCATTCGCATCACTCTGGACGATAAAGCAACGGAGTTTCATTTGCCAGCCAGGCCCAAGGAGGGCGAAGCCGCCGGGAATTCGTCCAAATTTGAGTCGAACGACCAATCGCTGAGCTTAGCGCTTCGAAATGAGAAAGCAACGCGTGAATTGGAAGTGAAAATTGGCGAAAAGCTCCACAAACAGAAAGTTCCCTATTATGAGCCGCATCACGTTGGCGCTGCGCACTCTGACCAACATGGGCTGGATGGCGAAAACAAATCGCCAAATGCCAAATAAAGAGAATTGATATGAATGGGCTGATCTCAAGCAGCCAACGTACTCTTTCGGCGGCGTTGCTCGCGGTTGTGACCTGCACAGTGGGCATTGCCCCATTGGCAGCCCAACGATTGGAAACTCCGCCGGCTGCGCGCCAACGGAACGAACTGGCGAAACTCGCGGAAATTCCCCCTGCCTTGACACACTATATGGGGCGCGAAATCGCTCCGTATATGACATCAGATGGTGCTGGCTGGCTCGTTCGCAAATCCCGCGAAAGTGAGGAAGATTGCACGACACTGCTCAAAACGTTGAACATCAAGCCTGGACAAACCGTTTGCGACATGGGGAGCGGAAATGGCTTCTATTCGCTCAAATTGGCTAGACTTGTCGGCACCGAGGGTCAGATTTTGGCGGTCGATATTCAGCAAGAAATGCTCCGACTGCTGGAAGTGCGAGCGAATGAGGCAAAAATCGGCAACATTAAGTCGATTCTCGGCACCCCGGCCGACCCGAGACTTCCCTCCGCACAGGCCGATTTGATCCTGTGCGTTGATGTTTACCACGAGTTTTCGCATCCCGTGCAGATGCTTGCTGCAATGAAAAAAGCACTAAAGCCTGGCGGTAGGCTGGTTTTGGTTGAATTTCGGGCAGAAGACCCCAATGTACCGATTAAGCCATTGCACAAAATGTCGAAAAAGCAGGTACTGAAAGAACTTACGGCAAACGGTTTTACGCTGGTCGAGCAATTTGACAAGCTCCAGTGGCAGCATGTGATGTTTTTTGTAGGACAAAAGGAATAATATTGCGCCAAAAGCTTGCCTTGGGCGGAGATTCTGGTTATCTTCTACCAAGTGGGGGTGCAGTAATGTGTGCTTCCGAAAAAATTCCTCCACAGACCCAAAAAGTTGTTGCAATCGGTGCAAATGCACTTATAATCACCGGAAGCTTGCCTAGATTGCGAGCCGGACTGCGCCGCAGTTCTGCATGAGTGTAAAGAACTAAATTCCTACGTTTTTGAGTAGTGGTTTGCTAATGAAGTAGAAGGCGAGCAGGTGTGCCAAACGCCTGCAAAATGCATCGCTGACGGAAATCGAATCTGCACAGCGATGGGGAACAGGCTAATGATGACGACTACCGTGGTAAAACATACAGTGACTGCGATTCCAAACGAATCGAAAGAAATACAATCGATGGATTGGGTTCTTGGCTCCAATCCGAGTTTTCGACGAATTGCTCAACACGTCGAACGAGCCGCTGAAGTTCAGTGCCCAGTATTGATTTGCGGCGAAACCGGCACAGGTAAAGAAATTCTTGCACGCCGCTTGCACCAATCTGGCCCTCGTGCCGATAAGCCGTTTGTCGCTGTCAACTGTGCAGCGCTAACCGCAACGCTTGCGGAAGCTCAGTTGTTTGGCCACGAGAAGGGTGCGTTCACGGGTGCGCTCGGCGCTTCGCTCGGTGTGTTCCGAGCTGCTGAGGGCGGCGTGGTGTTTCTCGATGAAGTCGGTGAAATGCCGCTCGAGTTGCAACCCAAGTTACTCCGCGCTCTGCAAGAAGGGGAAATCACACCGGTTGGCTCCTCGACGCCAATTAAGATTAACGTTCAAGTGATCGCCGCCACAAACCGCAACCTCGAAGTCGAAGTAGCCGAAGGTCGCTTCCGTGAGGATCTATACTATCGGCTCAACATGGTTGAGTTGAAAGTGCCGGCGTTAAGAAATCGGTTGGAAGACATTCCGGAATTCGTTGAATTTTTCTCGAATCGGTTCGCTGCAAAATACAATCGGACTGCTTGGAAACCGACAAGTGAAGAACTACGTGAGTTCTGCGAATATCCGTGGCCAGGAAACGTTCGCCAGCTTGGCCACGCGGTCGAACAGGGTTATGTCCTCGACACACCGCCGCGAGTGCCTTCGCAAAAGCGAGCCACCGATGGTGCCACACGGTTGCCGTTCCTCAACTTGAATAAGCTCCGCGAAGCCGCGATTCGCCAAGCCTTGGCCGCCACCAAGGGTCATAAGGGCCGCGCTGCGAAGCTGCTGGGCGTTCATGCGAATACTTTGACTAGAATGCTCTCTGAAATCGATGAGAGTGAATCGGCGGCCAGTGAAAACTAATCGCTAGTTTTATTCGAATACTCATCGCCTCGCCGAAATCACGGCGAGGTTTTCTTTTGCGCAAGAAGAGATCAACGCGTGCTTTGAACTGTCCCATCCGTGGAAGTTTCAGCTTCCCAGCTCGATGCCTAAATGCTTGCCTTCCGCGCGCAGTTTGGCGAGACGAGCCTATTGGACGAACTGGTCCGTAAGGGAGCCGAGCGAAATTTGCAATTCGCGATTGAAATGGAAGTCAATGAGTTCCTGGCCGCGCATGCCATGCGGCGCGATGCTTTGGACGCCCTTCTTGGACATTGCCACCAACTTGCGGCAAACTTACACCTCTTTCACAAATCAGTGAAGTTGATCCGGGCCAATTTCAAGGCAGCTTCTATGAAAATTGGCGAATGAGGGGGTAGGTTGCCGTTGCGGATCGAGCAGCCACGAAATGCCGAGGTTCTTGCATCATATCGTCGGGAAATCGTCTCGGCCTCCAGGCGGGTTTGGACTGTCGTGCCGTGATTCCGCGTCCATACCAGCTAACCTTCGGCCTTGACCGCTTGGTTTCACTCGCGCTATACTTTTACGTTTCAACAACTTACGACGCTGCACAATCGATGCCGATATGACAGTCGATTGCGGCGCGGTTAATTTTCCCAAGAGACTTTTGCTCGCCGCACGGATGAAAGCACAACACCGCCACGAACTGCAAACCAATGAGTTGGCCGAATGGCTCGAAGCGAAAATCGAGCAAATCAAGCCGTACACGCAGGCGATTATCGGCGCGCTGATTGCTGCGGTTGTGTTGGCTGGGGTATGGATGTATTTGAGGCACATGGACAGCAGCGCCGAGCAGGCGGCGTCCGATTCGCTGGTCGCGGCAATCAACAATCCGGCCGATCCTCTAAAATTGTATCAAGAAACCCTCGATGCTCATCCGGGCACGCCGCAAGCCGTCGTGGCCCGGTTGCTGATGGGGCAACAGTTGTTGCGCACCGGTTCCGACCAGCTTTACACCAACAAGCTTGAAGCCCGAAAGAATCTGGCGGCTGCCGCCAGCGAGTTTTCGGAAGTCGAAGCCTCGGCCGACGACCAGATGATCCGCGCCTGGGCGCTCTACGCATTGGGGCTGGCTCACGAATCGCTGGGCGAACTGGATCGCGCTCG
This portion of the Pirellulales bacterium genome encodes:
- a CDS encoding tetratricopeptide repeat protein gives rise to the protein MTVDCGAVNFPKRLLLAARMKAQHRHELQTNELAEWLEAKIEQIKPYTQAIIGALIAAVVLAGVWMYLRHMDSSAEQAASDSLVAAINNPADPLKLYQETLDAHPGTPQAVVARLLMGQQLLRTGSDQLYTNKLEARKNLAAAASEFSEVEASADDQMIRAWALYALGLAHESLGELDRAREDFEKLKKEYPTSSRVGDAEQHLADLDKRSTKEFYDWFAKQDPRPLDLGREPGKPGQKPIFDLSDPTAVPKGDLKLPSALDGSSAPSTKPPASVPPATTETTSPAVPSGEAASSSLSNPPVGSSPEAEKLPATNPSAPESPAEQGK
- a CDS encoding class I SAM-dependent methyltransferase, which codes for MNGLISSSQRTLSAALLAVVTCTVGIAPLAAQRLETPPAARQRNELAKLAEIPPALTHYMGREIAPYMTSDGAGWLVRKSRESEEDCTTLLKTLNIKPGQTVCDMGSGNGFYSLKLARLVGTEGQILAVDIQQEMLRLLEVRANEAKIGNIKSILGTPADPRLPSAQADLILCVDVYHEFSHPVQMLAAMKKALKPGGRLVLVEFRAEDPNVPIKPLHKMSKKQVLKELTANGFTLVEQFDKLQWQHVMFFVGQKE
- a CDS encoding sigma-54-dependent Fis family transcriptional regulator, producing the protein MMTTTVVKHTVTAIPNESKEIQSMDWVLGSNPSFRRIAQHVERAAEVQCPVLICGETGTGKEILARRLHQSGPRADKPFVAVNCAALTATLAEAQLFGHEKGAFTGALGASLGVFRAAEGGVVFLDEVGEMPLELQPKLLRALQEGEITPVGSSTPIKINVQVIAATNRNLEVEVAEGRFREDLYYRLNMVELKVPALRNRLEDIPEFVEFFSNRFAAKYNRTAWKPTSEELREFCEYPWPGNVRQLGHAVEQGYVLDTPPRVPSQKRATDGATRLPFLNLNKLREAAIRQALAATKGHKGRAAKLLGVHANTLTRMLSEIDESESAASEN